AACAATCGGCATGGCGTCGGGAATTGAGGCAACTGCTAAGGAAATCGAGGTTGACAAAACAGAGCTTATTGAAGCAACACTGAGTTCTCCAGCTTTGATAATGCCAACGATAATAGTTAATAAGACAATTCCAGCAGAAACTTTCATTAAACTACTGGTTAGTTTTTTGATAGTAGTTTGGAGTGGGGAGGCTTTTTTGTCAGTGTTTTGTAACATGGAGGCAATATTACCTAATTCGGTGTTGTCACCGATTCCCACGACAATTCCCACACCCTGACCGTTAGAGACAGTTGATCCGGAATAACCCATATTGGAACGGTCAGCTAATTGAGTATCCTTAGAAATAGCAGCCGTATCTTTTGAAATGGCATCTGCTTCACCAGTCAAATGGGATTCAATCACTTGAAGCTCGGAACTTTTGATCCACCGCACATCGGCTTCAACGAAATCTCCCATTTTTACTTTGATAAGATCACCAACGACAATATCTTTGGTCGGGATTGTTTGCCATTCTTCGTTTCTTAAGACAACGGTAGTTCGATCATCCATTTCTTTTAAAGCATCAAGACTTTTCTTGGTGCTCATTTCTTGAAAGAAGACGATTGAGGCATTGATGATTACTAAAATTAAGATGGCAATTGCCTCATAGAGTGCTTCTTTTCCATGCTTTACGTTGTTTTGAAAATTGAAAGCATAGAATGAACTTAAGAGTGACAGAAGGATTGCACCTAAAAGTACAATAACGATTGGCTCCTGAAATCCTTTGAGAAAAATTTTCCAAGCGGGAGTATCCTTTTTCTCATTTAGTTCATTGGTACCGTATAATTTGCGATTTTCTTGGACTTGTTCGTTCGTAAGGCCAACATTTGAATCGACTAATAGCTTATCTAAAACATCGTCAGTTGTTAGTTGATAGAATTTGGTCAGAAAATCAGTCCTTTCTTAATATTTGATAATATCGCCTATATACAATTTATCATAGGATATATATACCATGTCAATTCAGGCGCCTATTGGATTAGATGGAATCTTGTAGATTTCTAATCAAAAATGAAAGTATTGTTGTTCACATATACGTAACAACTGTACAGAAATGCCGACACGGAGGCGTTTGTAATACAAATAAATTTAAAAATAATTGAATAAGTTTCATTCTAATTTAATTTCATTTTCGTTTAAGCAATCTGTCGATATTTTCTAAAGCCTTAGTCGCAGTTGGATTTGATTTTTAATTCTTTCTAAGAAAATGTTGTCAATTATTAGAGCTATTTTTTACGATAGGAAAATGGCTGAAAGTAGCGATCTAACGGCTTGTAAATCACTTTTGACCATGGTATTCTCATCTGTGGACAAAAGGAAATAAACTAAAAAACACTTAAGGGGTGGATGTTATGACAACAAGAAATGTAAAATTTATGAAGGTAGCACTGATGGCGGTAGTAGTCATGTTGTTAATGGTTTTGGTCGCTTTACAAAGCCGATACATCATTCCCGTTGCTGCTTTTGTAGCAATTGTTTTGGCAGTTTATTCAGAAGACAATCTTGCTAAGAAACATACATTTAAATATATAGACTAATTCAAAAGAGTATAGCGCGGGATGCAGTTAAACATTGCTTCTTTCGTTGAAATTGGTAGCGGCAGTGATCGAATTATGATTGCTGTCGCTATTTGTGTTGTGAAATAGTCGTTTTTTGAGAAAAAACTCTAAATTCTTATATTGGTGCTATAATTATTCTAATTAATTAAGGGGGCCGTTTTAATTGAAAATGGGGCAAAAAAATTGGGGTAAATTGATTATTGCTTTAGGCTTGTCACTTTCTATTTTGGGAACTAGTACCACAGTTCATGCTCAAACTAGTGCAGCTTCCTTAGGTGATGAGATGGAATCTTCTACCTCGGAAGTGAAGTATTCAGGAATTGACGGAACTTGTCAGTGGTATATTTCAGATGATGACACGCTTCATATCGAAAGTGGAACGTTACAAGCAGGTTCATTGGGGAAGTCCTTAACTTCAAACGAAAATGAATATCCTAATGTTAAATTCGACAGTATTAAACAAGATATTAAAAAAATTTCGATTGATGGGAACGTTATTTTACCAGCTAATTCTTCTTGGCTATTTACTGGTATAGGTAATAATACTAACGGTATCTCCGGTATAACAGAAATTAAAAATGGCGAAAGATTGAATACTAGTAACGTAACTAATATGAGTCATATGTTTGATGGTTTGGGTAATTTGACTGTTTTAGATGTTTCGACTTGGGATATTTCCCATGTGTCCAATATGAGTTATATGTTTAGTGATACTGGATTGTCGTTGATTGATGTTTCAACTTGGGATACTGGCAATGTTTTAAATATGCGCCATATGTTCAGTGCCGATAATACGACTTCTAATTTACAGCAACTGGATGTTTCCAACTGGAATGTAAGTAATGTTTCTGATATGTCAGCTATGTTTATGAAAGATCAACAATTGAAGGTATTAGATATTTCCAATTGGGACGTTCACAAAGTAATTAAGATGAATGATATGTTCAGTGGAGCCAGTGGACTGAGAAAACTTGATTTCAGTAAATGGCAAAGCAATGCAAAAACAACCGGTTTTTTGACAGGGACTAATCTGAATAGGATAAGATTGTCAGCAAATTTTCATCTTAAGAATTCTGGCTTAGGTCAGGATACAAGTGGGAATACAAACCATAAAGAATGGCTAGTGACGAAGAAAGGCAATAAATCAATCATTAGTAGCAAAAAGTTACTCAAAGGTAAATATTTGAGTTGGGCCATTAATGCAAAGGGCATTGAAATTTTTGATGTGAATATTCCTAATAATTTAAATAAGACTATCTTGAATAAGAACGTTAAAGGTAGCGTAAAAAATGGTATTGCCACTTTAACAATCAAGGTTCCTGAAAGAAATGGTTATAAAGCTAATAAATCACTTTTAACTTTCACAGTTAATGTTGATAAATTACAAGCAAGCAAAGGTAAGTATGTTATTACTTCACCAGAGAAAGTGACATATAAAAAAGTTGCTGCAACTAAGAAAGTTAATCAATTAGTGGCAACAAGACCTCAGAGAAAAGTCACGACGCTCTTTG
This sequence is a window from Companilactobacillus alimentarius DSM 20249. Protein-coding genes within it:
- a CDS encoding DUF285 domain-containing protein, which translates into the protein MGQKNWGKLIIALGLSLSILGTSTTVHAQTSAASLGDEMESSTSEVKYSGIDGTCQWYISDDDTLHIESGTLQAGSLGKSLTSNENEYPNVKFDSIKQDIKKISIDGNVILPANSSWLFTGIGNNTNGISGITEIKNGERLNTSNVTNMSHMFDGLGNLTVLDVSTWDISHVSNMSYMFSDTGLSLIDVSTWDTGNVLNMRHMFSADNTTSNLQQLDVSNWNVSNVSDMSAMFMKDQQLKVLDISNWDVHKVIKMNDMFSGASGLRKLDFSKWQSNAKTTGFLTGTNLNRIRLSANFHLKNSGLGQDTSGNTNHKEWLVTKKGNKSIISSKKLLKGKYLSWAINAKGIEIFDVNIPNNLNKTILNKNVKGSVKNGIATLTIKVPERNGYKANKSLLTFTVNVDKLQASKGKYVITSPEKVTYKKVAATKKVNQLVATRPQRKVTTLFDNDTKALSNSLTSATNWFSDRQMKLKGVTYYRVATDRWVKSGDVYTYEPQSATIKTGDLDQVVMNSQGQVINNRKLDSETTWKTDRLANINGKTYYRVATNEFVPTNDVTIV